A window of Enterobacter ludwigii genomic DNA:
GAAGGTTTCAATGAGATGATGGTGCGATGTGGCTATGAGTGGACAGGCCATCCGGTCACCGCTGATGGACAAATCTATACCCTTCACGGTAAGGCGGGTAATACGCCTGCCTCGCAGGTGGAAGTGGAAGTTGCTGATGCTGCCCCACATGAGATTCGCATTCGCGGTTTAATCAAAGAGAGTACGTTCAAGAAAGCCGATCTGCAGACCATGACCGAACTGCGTTACGTTCCTGGAAGCAACCAGTTCAGCCTGCATGATGTTCTGACTAACCATGCTGATTACCCTCATGATTATCAAATCATCTATCACAGTAACTTTGGAACACCGATCCTCGAAGAAGGCGCGCGATTCCTTGCCCCGGCGGTAAGCGTGAGCCCATTCAATGATTACGCCAAAGCCGGTGTTAACGACTGGCAGACTTACGCAGGGCCAACAAAAGGCTTTGATGAGATGGTCTTTAATATCAAACCGCTCGCGGATAATAACCACGAAACGCTTGCAGCGGTGATCAATAAAGCCGGTGATAAAGGTGCGTCAATTCAGTTTGATACTCGCCAGTTGCCCGTGCTGACTCTCTGGAAAAACACCGACACGCTGAAACAGGGTTATGTTACAGGCATTGAGCCAGGTACCAGCTACGCGTACCCCGTCACCATCGAACGCGAGCAGAAACGCGTTAAGCAGCTGCAACCAGGAGCCAGCACGCAGTTTGATTGGTAATGGTGCCAACTTACTGATTTAGTGTATGATGGTGTTTTTGAGGTGCTCCAGTGGCTTCTGTTTCTATCAGCTGTCCCTCCTGTTCAGCTACTGAAGGCGTGGTGCGTAACGGTAAAAGTACTGCCGGACATCAGCGCTATCTCTGCTCTCACTGCCGTAAAACATGGCAGCTACAGTTCACTTACACCGCTTCTCAACCCGGTACGCATCAGAAAATCATTGATATGGCCATGAATGGCGTCGGATGTCGCGCCAGTGCACGCATTATGGGCGTTGGCCTCAACACGATTTTACGACACTTAAAAAACTCAGGCCGCAGTCGGTAAACTCACGCATACAACCGGGCAGTGACGTCATTGTTTGCGCGGAAATGGACGAACAGTGGGGTTACGTCGGCGCTAAATCACGCCAGCGCTGGTTGTTTTACGCGTATGACAGGATACGGAGGACGGTTGTGGCGCACGTATTCGGTGAACGCACGTTGGCCACGCTGGAGCGTCTTCTGGGCCTGCTGTCGGCCTTTGAGGTCGTGGTATGGATGACGGATGGCTGGCCGCTGTATGAATCACGCCTGAAGGGAGAACTGCACGTTATCAGCAAGCGATATACGCAGCGCATTGAGCGGCATAACCTGAATCTGAGGCAGCATCTGGCAAGGCTGGGCAGGAAGTCACTGTCGTTCTCAAAATCGGTGGAGCTGCATGACAAAGTCATCGGGCATTATCTGAACATAAAACACTATCAGTAAGTTGGAGTCATTACCGTTTGATTTGACCTATACCCTGCTTCACAACCCGCAACAGGTGAAAGATGTGGAAAACAGAATTGCGTCGATTCAGGGAGACACCAAAACAGAAATCGTAACCACGCCTCTTGCGAAGGAATAAGCGAAAAGAAAAAAAGCCTCTATACAGAGGCTTTTTGTTATTCGTCGCCCTTCTTATGATTTAAACCATACTCACGCAGCTTATTCGCTATCGCGGTATGCGAGACACCAAGACGCTTTGCCAGCTTGCGGGTGCTTGGATAGCTGCGATAAAGCTGTGTCAGCACTGAACGCTCGAAACGGCTGGTGATCTCATCCAGTGAACCTTCCATCGCCTCTTCACCGACAGATACTGACCCGGCGTCGTAATCTGGCAACAAGATATCCTGCGGACGTAATTCATATCCTTCCAGCTGCGTCAGAGCCCGATAAACGGCGTTTTTGAGCTGACGAATATTGCCCGGCCAGCCATAGCGCATTAATACCGTGCCGAGATCGGCAGACAGCTTAGGACGTGGAACCCCCTGCTCGTCGGCAAAGCGAGCCGCGAACAGTTCCGTTAATGGCATGATATCCTGCGGGCAATCGCGCAGCGGTGGAATGTTGAGTGTCAGGACGTTGAGGCGATAATAGAGATCCTCGCGGAAGATCCCCTTTTGCACCAGTTCCACCAGGTTTTTCTGGGTGGCGCAAATGACGCGCACGTCCACATGCACTTCGTGATCCTCACCCACGCGGCGGAACGTACCATCGTTCAGGAAACGCAGCAGCTTAGCCTGCATACGTGGCGACATTTCGCCGATCTCGTCCAGCAGCACCGAACCACCGTTCGCCTGCTCGAAGAACCCTTTCTTGCCTTCCGGAGCATGACCAAACAGCTCGCTTTCGACGGCATCTTCCGGGATAGAGGCGCAGTTAAGCGCCAGATACGGTTTTGCAGCACGCGGGCTCGCCAGGTGTACGGCGTGAGCGAGCAGGTCTTTCCCGGTGCCGGTATCGCCGGTAATCAGCAGCGGCGCAGTCAAACTCGCGAGCTTACGGGCCTGGTCAATCACATGACGCATTTTCGGGCTGACGGCAATAATCTGGCTGAATGCCCCTACATCCTGACTGGAGAGGTTTTGCAACTGACGTCCCATACGTAACGTTGATCGCAGCATGATCACCGCACCAGTTAACACGCGGGTATTGCTTTCCCCTTTCAGATAGACCGGCGTGATCTCCATCAGGAAATTCTGTCCGTTGATAACAACGTGCTCACTATGTGTGTTCTGGGGGTTGCTGTCCAGCCAGCGCTGGAAGTTAAAACCGGGAATCAACTGCGCGGCGTTGTGGTTGCTGAGTTTGTCCTGGCTCTGCGCAAAAAGCTGGCAGCTGGCGTGGTTAACGCGTTCTACTTTGCTTTTCAAATCCAGAGAGAGGAAAGGCTCTGGCATCGCTTCCAGCAGCGCGCTCAGCGCCAGATGCTCACGCTCAGAGGGCATCCACGGGATAGTCCGTACATCCGTAACGCCAGCGATACGGCGGATTTCGGCCATCAGGCTACTGAAGGTATTAAATTCAATTTCGGCAAAATTGAGGTAAATCTTCCCGACAGGGTCGATCTCAATGCCACGTAAATCAATGCTACGTAAAACAAGAAGATCGAGTAATTCGCGGGTCAGACCGAGACGGTCTTCACAGAAGACTTCAAGACGCATGGGAAATTCACCGTTTTAAGCCAATAACAGTAAAATGATATGTCAGAACACGGTGATCCGGAAGATGGCTGTCAACAAATATTGACAGCCAGCACGATTAGTGAACAAAACCTCACGGGGCAGGTTTTTTATTGAGCGTTTCTTTGAGCTGACCGATCAACTCGCGCCTGAAATCCCCCAGCCGCGGCTTGTCGTCATCAATCCAGGGAAGCGGACGACAGACTTCCATCGCTTTAATGCCTAAACGCGCCGTCAATAAACCCGCCCCAATACCCTGAGCAGCACGGGCTGAGAGCCGTGCCGCCAGATCCTGCGACATCCAGTCCATTCCCACTTCGCGCACCAGCTCACTCGCACCGGCAAAGGCGATATTGAGCAAAACCAGTTTAAACAGTCTGAGCCGGCTGTAATAACCCAACTCGATGCCGTAAAGATTCGCGATACGGTTAATCAGGCGTAAGTTACGCCAGGCGATAAATGCCATATCGACCAGCGCCAGCGGGCTGACGGCAATCATCAACGTGGATTCCGCCGCAGAGCGGCTAATCTCGCGCCGCGCCTGGGCGTCCAGCACCGGCTGGACCATATGAGAATAGAGCGTGACCACTTCGCGGTCATTCTGGGTTTCATGGATGGCGGCATACCAGCGCTGAAGTGCCGGATGCGATTGATCAATTCCAGCCTGACTGGCGAGCTTTTCACAAAATGCGCGACCTTTTCCGGTAGCGTGACTGTGAAGCAGATCCCGCGCTTCATCGCGCTCATGCGCGCGCTGCCGCAGACGCCAGAGGCGACGCCACTCCGTTACAACCGACCCAATACCCGCCCCCACAATCAGGGCACCCGCAGCACACCCGCCGAGCGCAACCCAGTCCTGGGTTTGCCAGGCATTCATCGTCCATTGTACGCCCTGCCCAACCACACTTACTCCAAACAGCGCCAGACCGGCGGTGACCATCTTACGCCACAGGCTGCGTTTCGGGCGTAAAGCAGCCTCAACGACAGCTTCCGCCTGGCCTTCCTCTACATCAGGCTCCTCCGTCAGCGCCGGGGCAAAGTTTTCAGCCTGCGCACCACTGAACGTTTGTGCCGTTTTAAACGCTTCCTGATTCTTTTGCTCAAGCGTTCCGGTAAAGTCTATGCGTGGTTTTAACGGTTCCGTCATCGCAATTTATCTCCAATCAAAAACTCCAGTGCCGCATCCAGACGAATGTGCGGTAACGGTTGATCGACGCTCATGGCCTGGGGTCGGAAGGCTTCAAACTGGAAGCCCTGGCTCTGCCAGAACGCCTGGCCTGGAAGCCGCGCGGGCACTTCACCCGGATAAACGGTAAGTGGCTCGCCGTCGCTGAGACGGTTCCCGCGCAATGCCGGTATTTTTTCGCCGTTAAGGTCTATCAGCCCACTTTGCGTCGCCTGCACGGACGCCAGCCCAAGGCAATCCATGCTGATCCCTTCGAAAGCGGCATTTTGCCAGGCATCCTGGACCAGTTGTTGCAGCAGCGACACCATATTGGCGTGTTGATCGACCGTAACATGATCGGCTTTGGTGGCCGCAAACAGCAGCTTGTCGATCACCGGCGAGAACAGGCGGCGAAATAACGTCCGCTGACCATAGTGAAAACTCTGCATCAGCTGTGTCAGCGCGAGGCGCATATCGTTGAAAGCCTGTGGCCCGCTGTTAAGCGGCTGAAGACAATCCACCAGCACTATCTGACGATCAAAACGTAAAAAGTGGTTTTTGTAGAAACCTTTGACCACCTTTTCACAGTAGTAATTGTAACGCTCGCGCAGCATCCCGGCATTCGTGTGCTTGTCGGCCTGAGCCAGTTTTGACTCTCCGGTGCCATCCACGTCCGGCCACGGGAAGAACTGCAGTGCGGGCGCTCCGGCTAAATCGCCCGGCAGGACAAAACGCCCCGGCTGGATAAAATGCAGGCCTTCCTGTTTGCACTGATGCAGATACGCCGTCCAGGCTTCCGCGATAGCCGCCAGACGGTTTTCATCAGCAGGCGCGAGCGGATCTAAGCCTTCGCACAATTGCCGCCATTTTGCTGACCACTCCGCGCGGTGACCCTGTAACAAACTCGTCATCTGACGGGACCAGCTAAGATAATCCTGCGCCAGCATGGGTAAATCGAGCAGCCATTCGCCAGGATAATCGACGATTTCAAGATACAGTGTTGAGGTATCTTTGAAGTGGCGCATCAGGGATTCATTGGAACGAAAGCGTAACGCAAGACGAATTTCACTTACCCCTCGGGTTGGCGTCGGCCACGTGGGTGGGTCGCCATAAAGCTGTGCCAGCCCTTCATCATACGTAAATCGTGGAATGCCAAAATCGCGCTGAGGTACGCGCTTAACGCCCAGCAGACGCTCTTCCCGCACGGCGCTAAGCAAAGGCAAGCGTGCCCCGGCGTGCAGGTTAAGAAGCTGATTCACCATCGCGGTGATAAATGCCGTCTTACCACTGCGGCTCAAACCTGTCACCGCCAGACGCAAATGACGGTCAACACCGCGGTTCACCAGTGAATTGAATTCGTTCTTAAGTCGCTTCATCGCCGTCCTTTTTGCCTGAAGGAGTATCTCTTTTTAAAAATATGACATGGGGGCTACATGAAAGGAATAAAACCGTACAGTGAAACGGCACGCTGATACGCATGCCATACCACTATTATTTAAATTTTCCTGCGAGACGTCCGGCCAGTTTCTGCAGCAGTGGCTCCAGCGCCACGGCCAGCAACAATCTGACGGGCTTACGGGCAACAGATTTGATTGCCCACCCCGCCACACCCGCCGGGCCGTAACGTAACGCCGTCAGCAGGACCAGTTTACCTGCGATTTTCAGGCCGGGTTTGACCTTCTGACCGGCCTGTTGCCAGTTTTGCTTCATGTAGGCTCTCTCTTAAAGCTGACGAAAACGACTGCGCAGCGTAAAGGTATCCGAGGTGACATAGCGCTCCATTTCCCGCAACCGCTTTTCACCTGCGGCCAGTTGATCGTCCACTGCATTCAGGAGATCGCTGCTGGTTGGCGCACCTTCCGCAGCCAGTTCACCTTCCGGCATCGGTTCGAGTACAAATGACAGAATGATGTACGCCACCAGGGTGATAAACGCGAGGCCGAAGAAAATAGACAAAACCGTGACGACACGGACCAGTTTCACTGGAACATCAAGATAATGGGCCAGCCCGGCGCAGACGCCGCGCACCATACCCTGCTGCGGAATTCGCCACAGTTTTTTGTTCAGATTCAGTCCAGACATTAACGATCCCTCCAGTTTGGATGCTCGGCATCCAGGATATCTTCCAGTGCCTGAATGCGTTCGCGCATTTTATTCGCCTGTTCCGATAGCTGTACCAGACGCTGTTGTTCATTCTGGGAAAGCTCGCCCCGTGAAGAACGATTGCTGTAGTGCAGCCATAACCAAATCGGCAAAACGAACAGCACGAAAATAGTCAGAGGTATGGCCAGAAAAAGCGCGCTCATGTGTACTCCTTGTCTTACGATGCATGGCGGCACGCTCAGGTGCCGCATAAATTATTATTGGTTATCTTGCTTCATTTTGGCTTTCAGTGCCGCCAGCTGCTCGCTGATTTCATCGTCGGCTTTCAGGTCAGCGAACTGTTGATCCAACGACTTCTGCTTACCGATGCTATGGCTTTCGGCTTCCGCTTCCATTTGATCGATACGACGTTCAAACGATTCAAAACGCGCCATCGCTTCATCCAGTTTACCGCTGTCCAGCTGACGGCGAACGTCTCGTGAAGAGCTTGCCGCCTGGTGGCGCAGAGCCAGTGCCTGTTGACGCGCACGGGTTTCGCTCAGTTTGTTTTCAAGCTCACCAATCTCTTTCTTCATGCGGTTGAGGGTGTCATCAACCAGCGTCACTTCATGCTCAAGCGCTGCAATCATGTCCGCCAGCTTCTGTTTTTCAATCAACGCTGCACGGGCCAGATCTTCTTTATCTTTACGCAGCGCGAGCTCGGCTTTTTCCTGCCATTCGTTCAGCTGAGCGGTAGCCTGTTCAATACGACGCGTTAACTGTTTCTTCTCAGCCAGCGCACGGGCGGAGGTAGAACGCACTTCAACCAGCGTGTCTTCCATCTCCTGAATCATCAGACGTACCAGCTTCTGCGGATCTTCCGCTTTCTCAAGCAGTGAGTTGATGTTGGCGTTCACGATGTCGGCAAAACGAGAAAAAATACCCATAATCTAGTCCTCATAGTTCTGTTATCGGGCAATGCCCTGCTGAACAGATAATACAAATACCATGCCAGTTTTTTATCTTATTGATTTTACTTGATCTGATTGATTTTAACGCAACGGATAACTATGCTTACCTGGTGAATATCGCTAAGGAGTGGTTAATTTCATCATGCCTGGATACAAAGACAATCTACTCGGTGAAGCAAACAGTTTTCTGGAAGTGCTGGAACAGGTCTCTCGCCTCGCGCCGCTGAATAAACCGGTGCTCATCATTGGTGAGCGCGGTACGGGTAAGGAACTGATCGCCAACCGCCTGCATTATCTATCCGGGCGCTGGGATGGCCCCTTCATTTCCCTCAACTGTGCGGCGCTGAATGAAAACCTGCTCGACACCGAGCTTTTCGGCCATGAAGCGGGCGCGTTTACCGGCGCTCAAAAACGCCATCCGGGGCGTTTTGAACGCGCCGATGGCGGCACACTCTTTCTTGATGAACTGGCCACCGCCCCCATGCTGGTGCAGGAAAAACTGCTGCGCGTGATTGAGTACGGCGAGCTGGAACGCGTAGGCGGCAGCCAGCCGCTGCAGGTCAATGTGCGCCTGGTGTGCGCCACTAACGCCAACCTGCCGGAAATGGTGGCGGAGGAAAAATTCCGTGCCGATCTGCTTGATCGCCTGGCTTTTGACGTCGTTCAGCTTCCACCGCTGCGCGAGCGCAAAAGCGACATCATGCTGCTGGCAGAGCAGTTTGCTATTCAGATGTGCCGGGAGCTCGGCCTGCCGCTGTTTCCAGGTTTCAGCGAATCTGCTCAGGAAACACTCCTTGCTTACCGCTGGCCGGGCAATATTCGTGAGCTGAAGAACGTCGTGGAGCGCTCGGTTTATCGCCACGGCAGCAGTGAGACGGAGCTGGATAACATCATTATCGATCCTTTCCAGCGCACCATGCAGCCGGCTTCCGCACCGTCGTTAGCGAGCGAGTCCCCCACTCTTCCTCTTGATTTGCGTCAGTTTCAGCATCATCAGGAGCAGCAGTTGCTTGAGCAAAGTCTGAAGACGGCGAAATATAACCAGAAACGCGCGGCTGAACTCCTGGGTCTGACCTACCATCAATTAAGGGCATTGCTCAAAAAGCATCAAATGCGCTGACAATATCAGCACTTACCCGCAGACATTTTTACGAAGCAGGCGTAAGTGCGATACACTTTGCAGATCGAACCTAAAAACCTTAAAAATTATGCGTCTGGTTTTATCGTCCTTTTTTGCACTCGGTCTCTTCAGCAGCCTGGCCTTTGCTGCGCCCGAGCACGTTGCGCAGCCTGATATTCGTGACAGCGGCTTCGTCTATTGCGTAAGCGGTCAGGTGGATACTTTCAACCCGCAAAAGGCGGGCAGCGGCCTGATTGTCGATACGCTTGCCGCACAACTTTACGATCGTCTGCTGGATGTCGATCCTTACACTTATCGTCTGGTGCCTGAGCTTGCGGAAAGCTGGGAAGTGCTTGATAACGGCGCCACCTACCGTTTTCATCTGCGTGATGATGTCGCCTTTCAAAAAACGCCGTGGTTTACCCCAACGCGCAAGCTGAATGCGGATGATGTGGTCTTTACCTTCCAGCGAATCTTTAACCGCAACCACCCGTGGCATAATGTAAACGGCAGCAACTTCCCCTATTTCGACAGCCTGCAGTTTGCCGACACGGTTAAAAGCGTGCGCAAGCTGGATAACCGAACCGTTGAATTTACGCTGACGCGCCCGGATGCCTCCTTCCTCTGGCACCTGGCAACCCATTATGCGTCAGTCATGTCTGCTGAATACGCGGCGAATCTGACTAAATCGGACCATCAGGAGCTGCTCGATCGTCAACCTGTCGGCACCGGTCCGTTCCAGCTCGCCGAATACCGCGCGGGTCAATATATTCGCCTGCAACGTCACGAGCATTTCTGGCGCGGCACACCGCTGATGCCGCAGGTCGTGGTCGATCTCGGTTCTGGCGGGACGGGACGACTGTCAAAACTGCTGACCGGGGAGTGCGACGTGCTCGCCTGGCCTGCTGCCAGCCAACTCACCATTTTGCGCGACGATCCGCGCCTGCGCCTGACGTTGCGCCCGGGTATGAATATTGCCTATCTGGCGTTTAATACCGACAAACCACCGTTAAATAATCCTGCCGTCCGCCATGCCCTTGCGCTGGCGATCAACAATCAGCGCCTGATGCAGTCGATCTACTACGGCACGGCGGAAACCGCCGCCTCAATTTTACCGCGCGCCTCATGGGCCTATGACGGTGAAGCTAAAATTACGGAGTACAATCCGGCAAAAGCGCGTGAACAACTGAAAGCGCTGGGCGCGGAAAACCTGACCCTGCAACTTTGGGTGCCCACCAGCTCCCAGGCATGGAACCCAAGTCCACTGAAAACCGCCGAACTGCTGCAGGCCGATATGGCGCAGGTGGGCGTGAAAGTGATCATCGTACCGGTTGAGGGTCGTTTCCAGGAGGCACGCCTGATGGACATGAACCATGATTTAACCCTGACCGGCTGGGCGACCGACAGTAACGATCCGGACAGCTTCTTCCGGCCGCTTCTGAGCTGTGCGGCGATCAACTCGCAGACCAACTATGCCCACTGGTGTAACCGGGAGTTTGACGCTGTGCTGCAAAAAGCACTGGCTTCCCAGCAGCTGGCCTCACGTATCGACGCCTATGACGAAGCACAGAAGATCCTTGCCCAGGAGTTGCCCGTACTGCCGCTGGCCTCTTCCCTGCGCCTTCAGGCCTATCGTTATGATATTAAAGGTCTGGTGTTGAGCCCGTTTGGCAACGCCTCGTTCGCCGGAGTGTCGCGCGAAAAAGAACAAGAGGTGAAAAAACCATGATTATTTTTACCTTACGTCGGCTTCTTCTGTTGCTGGTGACGCTCTTTTTCCTGAATTTCGTCGGCTTCAGCCTGAGCTATTTCACGCCGCATGCCCCACTTCAGGGGTCATCGCTGTGGGATGCCTGGATCTTCTGGTTTAACGGTCTACTGCACTGGGATTTTGGCGTCTCCAGCATTAACGGGCAGTTGATCTCCGATCAGCTAAAAGAGGTTTTTCCGGCCACGATGGAGTTGTGCATTCTGGCCTTCGGCTTTGCTTTGATGGTCGGCATTCCCGTGGGCATGCTGGCCGGAATTTATCGCAACAAATGGCAGGATAAGTTTATCAGCGCTCTCGCCCTGCTCGGCTTCTCGATCCCTGTCTTCTGGCTGGCGCTGCTGCTGACGCTTTTCTTCTCACTGACCATGGGCTGGCTCCCGGTCTCCGGTCGTTTTGACCTGCTCTATACCGTTAAATCGGTGACCGGTTTTGCAATCATAGACGCATGGCTCTCTGATTCGGTGTGGCGTCATGAGATGATCGTCAGCGCGCTGCGCCATATGGTATTGCCGGTGCTAACGCTGGCGGTTGCCCCAACGACCGAAGTGATCCGTCTGATGCGTCTGAGCACCATCGAGGTGTTTGATCAAAACTATGTCAAAGCCGCCGCCACGCGTGGATTATCACGTCTGACCATTTTGCGCCGTCATGTGCTACACAATGCGCTGCCGCCGGTGATCCCACGTCTGGGGCTACAGTTCTCCACCATGTTAACGCTGGCAATGATCACCGAGATGGTCTTTAGCTGGCCGGGGCTCGGACGCTGGCTGATAAACGCCATCCGCCAGCAGGACTATGCGGCTATTTCCGCAGGTGTCATGGTGATTGGCTCGCTGGTGATTATTGTTAACGTGATCTCCGATATTTTGGGTGCGATGGCTAACCCATTGAAGCATAAGGAATGGTATGCCTTACGATAACGTATACAGTGAAAAGCGCACGCCCGGTGTGCTGCGTACCGTGTGGCGTAAATTCTATGGTGACACCACGGCAATGATCGGCCTGTATGGCTGTGCCGGTCTGGTCTTGCTTTGCGTCTTTGGCTCGTGGTTTGCGCCGTATGGCATTGACCAACAGTTCCTTGGCTATCAGCTGCTGCCGCCTTCCTGGTCACGCTACGGTGAGGTCTCTTTCTTCCTGGGTACTGACGACCTGGGTCGTGACGTCTTGAGCCGCCTGTTGAGCGGTGCTGCGCCAACGGTGGGGGGTGCATTTGTGGTGACCCTTGCGGCAACGATCTGTGGTCTGGCGCTCGGCATTTTTGCAGGTTCCACCCATGGCCTGCGTTCGGCGGTGTTGAACCACATTCTGGACACGCTGCTCTCAATTCCGTCTCTGCTGCTGGCAATCATTGTCGTCGCGTTTGCGGGTCCGCATCTGTCGCATGCCATGTTCGCCGTCTGGCTGGCAATTTTACCCCGCATCGTTCGCTCGGTTTACAGCATGGTGCATGATGAGCTGGAAAAAGAGTATGTCGTCGCTGCCCGTCTGGACGGGGCAACAACGTTCAATATTCTGTGGTTCGCCGTTCTGCCGAACATCGCTTCCGGGCTGGTCACCGAGATCACCCGCGCCCTGTCGATGGCGATTCTGGACATCGCGGCGCTCGGTTTCCTCGACCTCGGCGCACAGCTGCCGTCACCTGAATGGGGTGCAATGCTCGGCGATGCCCTGGAGCTC
This region includes:
- the sapC gene encoding peptide ABC transporter permease SapC, with the translated sequence MPYDNVYSEKRTPGVLRTVWRKFYGDTTAMIGLYGCAGLVLLCVFGSWFAPYGIDQQFLGYQLLPPSWSRYGEVSFFLGTDDLGRDVLSRLLSGAAPTVGGAFVVTLAATICGLALGIFAGSTHGLRSAVLNHILDTLLSIPSLLLAIIVVAFAGPHLSHAMFAVWLAILPRIVRSVYSMVHDELEKEYVVAARLDGATTFNILWFAVLPNIASGLVTEITRALSMAILDIAALGFLDLGAQLPSPEWGAMLGDALELIYVAPWVVMLPGAAIMVSVLLINLLGDGIRRAINAGVQ